In the genome of Arachis stenosperma cultivar V10309 chromosome 6, arast.V10309.gnm1.PFL2, whole genome shotgun sequence, the window GATACCCAAAGTATTTAGAAATTAAGCATCTTTTGTCGACACTGTCTAAATGGACTGTATACTATTGAGTACCTttcatttatggtcatttgtgGATCAGACAAAGATGTGCTCGATTCAGGAACATCAAACTCGGAAACCTCTGACCCTTTTGGTTCAAGTTCAATCTTTCCCTGTTATAAATAGTTAACATCAAGTTCTCTATTGTTCATGATGTCACTTCACTAAAGATAACTCTTAAGAAAAATTTGCCTTAACAGCACAAACTCACATCCGAAGTATCTTTGATCCACCCGAGAGCTTTATCCGAAAGAACGCTGATATACTTCTCCATTGCAGCATCCGGAGTCATGTTTCCCAGCTTTTGCCAAGCATTCCTTGCACAATGTAATCACTACTTTCGATTACTCATACAAAGCAGCTCTCAACCCTGTTATTATAACTAGCAATCAAGCTACGCCGTGAAACTTGTACAGCACGGCCTTTTACATGTTCAGTTTATGTTCATTCGCCTGGCTTGAGTGTTCTAAACATGGATTTGGCTCTGCTAAATTCATGGTGTGCTCTAGAGATAAATTATACTATTTGAATCATGGATGAGAAAATCAAGAGTTTTCTGatttaataagataaaaaataaactacATTCATAACTACTCATATAATCTAAAACTGTTGATTTTCTTATCAATGGTTCAGGAACTGCACTTTATTCTCTAAGGAGCCAAATCCTGTGAAACAACTTTATTTCCTCTTGTATAATCTAGGAGTCACTTTTAGATATTCCCTTATAATTTGCCCAATTTTTGGTTCACCTCCCAGTTGATTACTTTCTTACAACAGCACTACTTAACACTTAAAAGGCTAAAGGAGATTGTACCTAAAGAAATGTTAAGGGGACATTCTACTAAGTTAAGCAGCTATGATTAAGCCAATAACATTTTCTAACCTCACCCACAGATTCCAACCTATAACCTTATTATGTCACTTCTTGAATCAAGTGCTAATGCgcatattcaaaaataatagTGGATGAAGGTATCATGTAAACTTCTAAAAATTGCTTAGATCTCCATCTAAATAAAACCAACACATTTATGAAACGTTTGGCAATGATCCATTTTAGAGAAGGACAGTATACACTTTGCAAATGCAAATCTAATTAAAAGCATAACAAAATCACACCACATGGAGTAACCAAACAAAACAAAGCAAGGCAATGCAAGTTAGGCAAATCAAACTAACAAACCAACCAAACACTCATACATTCCAAACAAGTGCAATAGTTAGGAAGAaagttttttattaaattaaaattgatacCACTTTGCACGTGCATTGAGCTTGAGAGGCATTGGTTGAGGTTCATGACAAGGACCCTCTGTTGCAACTTTGTGAAGACCATACAACTCCATTAGCACATCACTTCCTAAACCATTACCACCTCCACCAACCACGAATTCGGAAGCCGATATGAACTCCTTCTCCAATTCACTCCTTTCAATCCCTTCCCAACCATCATCATCGAACGGTTCGACCGTGATTCCCTCTGTTTTCCTCTGTTCTTCACAATCTTCGGAACAATCTTTCTGTTCTTCACAACACCCtgtttctctctgttcttcacAAACTtgcaagcattcttcttctctctGCTCCTCACAATCCTCTGTTTCTCTTTGCTCTTCAGAATCTTTCACAGGTTCTGTTTCTTTCCGTTCTCCAAAATCCTCCACTGGTTCTGTTTTCCTCTGTTCCATAGAATCCTCAACTGCTTCACGAGGATCAAATTCTTCACTGTCGCCATTGGTCTCAATGACCtctccttcttcctcttctGCCGCCTCCGCCGCCACGTGTTCCTCGCTCAACTCAGCAATGGTTGATAAGGCTTCAACTTCAAAATCAACAACTCTGGACTCAATTTCAACCTTAGACTCTTCTTCCCTGTTCCGAGCTGTTTCGACATTCGTCGAAATCTGAATTGGACTCAGAAACTCCACCTTTCTCTCACTATGAGGCTTCTGAACCGTTAACCGTTCCTGCTGCAGAGTCACAAGggtttgttgttgttgttgatgatgtGAATTGTGAGGGTTAGGATCAGAAGCCATGGCCATGGAAACAAGCTTGGCAACAAGAAGAGAGAGAAGCAGCGCTAAGGAAGCGGTTACAAAAAGATCGCTTGCAGTTACAAGCTCcataactaactaactaacaaacGAACGAACAAGTTTACGCTGAATTTTGATCGATGATAATGGAGAAGTAAGAGGTTAAGAATAGGGATTAGAATAAGAAAGTGTGATTAGAATTTAGAGAGAGAATgtttggaagaagaagaagaaaggaagaaaagcggTGAAGGAAGAGAGGAAAAGGATAATTTGATGAGCAGAGAAAAGCATATTCTGCGGTTTTTTTCAACTTTATGCTTTGCCTGTCTTCCCCCTTCTAATAATGGGatacatttttatttatttatttattttcattttgatGGTGTTTTCATTAATGATATTGTTTTTACTATAACTAGTGTATTAATATAGGAAGGTTATCAGGTGTACCGGAAACACCGGTGTTCtagttgttttaaccgttgatctgaattataaaaaatatatataatatatattaattaaaattaacggttaaaacaactggaaCACCGGTGTTCCTCGGTACACCTGATAACTTTCCATTAATATATTCTAGTACAATGTGTAGCGATTTCATTTAACGAGCTTtagatatcaacttcacgtgaagtcctAAGTTTTTACCATAAGATAATCTTAAGCATCTAagtctttttataaattaagCTTAACTAAGTTAAACAATAAGACTTAAAATAATGTTAGCTATACCTGATTTTTGTTATGTTAAACCAATTGGTTGGACTtggttaataaaaaaatttagatgtgtaacattatttaaataaatattttatataataaaaaagggttaaatttcaaatattataaaatagtgaaatataatttttatgaatTACAAAAAATGTAGTATTTTCGCATGTATAGAATAAGTGAACTTTTTAAATACTCAGCaatttaaaaacaattaaattaaaataagttgACACTATAAAAGAGATTTATTATATCATTATGACAGTGAAGGAAATTATTATCATTGATTTTAGTCATCACTATTTGTTATTTGATTAATCATACGATTGTTGAAACTTTACTTTTGGCAATAAATCCTTTTAAAAAGGATTTTATTTATggtattataaaattttgaaattaatgaACGTGTCTTGATGTCTATATCATTATCATAAGAAATAAGTTTGGAgtttttttatagataaaagttattataattttgtattttgtaacTTTTTTGAGTTTGGAAAAGGTGTGCTGTGTTATGAACGTGGTCCCATTGTGGCGGAAAAATGGGTGAAGGACCAGGTTGACACACTCATCATCCTTATCTGACCAATGTTGCATACTAGCTCAtgtatgaattttattttattccatgttttatatatgtttttagGTTGTGGTCCAACATTTATATTAAGCAAAATAAACATCCTGGTTTGGTAGGTTTGCTGCCTTCATGAATTATTCTATATTGTTGATGATTATATATGCATTAATAACGAAAAATTGAATTGTGTTAAGCATAATATTCGTTTCACTTTGATTTTGCTTTACTtttagaaaaaggaaaaaaaaaactgatAGTCAAAGATTAAtattatctaaaattctaaacagatacttttcttttctcaatCTTAAAAGGAGTATGGAGTTCATATAAAATGCCCCAAAAAGGTCATCCATAGCAGCCGTTACATAAAGGGTGAAACAAATACGTAATGCGTAGGAGCTCCCGTGAAGAAAAGAACAAGTTGAATATGCTGAAGAAAACAAGTTACATTGCGTGTTTAATTGTGTTGAAACCTGAAATTCAGATTACTTGTTTAATATTGACAAACtcatttttaaaataaacacaCATAAATTACTTCATATATCAAAATACTATAACTCCtaaccaaaatatatttttcttttaacatTCTTTTCCCAGAGACCAAGCCAAGAGGATGGATGCCAAACTTATGTTTAACTGCTCTAAAATCCAAATTAGTACTGATAAATAagcaaaattaaataagagaaaatcaaaattaaCTGATAAACTACCCTGGCTATATGGATTGAACTCAGTCAATGACACACACGTTTGAGGAGACCTTTTGATTTCTGCTGGTAAGCATATGATAAGAAAATCAGTGGTAAAAATTCAAGATCACCTCCCTCTGTAATTCTACTTCACTCAGGTTGAGCATCAGAATGAATCTTCTCGTACAAGCGATGAATGAGCGACGATTTCGACATCTGTGGCTCTCTTTCGAGCACAGCAATTACATCCTTGACAGAGATGCTTCGGGCAATCTTAGTTTGAGTCACAAGGGAATTATTTCTCCCATgttttctgatagcccctgttTGGAAGAGTCAATAGAGCAAAcagaattatttaaaaataatataggACAAACAATCAAACAGCAATAATGTTTGCTACAACAATTTCAACCACAAAATTAATGGACTATCAAACAAGATTAGTTATCACATTCCATGCAAGATAATATAATTCTGTTTGAGTTCAATCCAACAACAAAGCCGCATTTTCATCCACAACTTAAGATATAGTTTTATGGATGTCAGTTTGGTGAATACTGAATACTATATCTAAAGTTTACATCCATCTTGCGGTTGAATTATTTGACAACTGAAATGACAGAAAAAAAACAGCTTAAAAGAAAACTCACCTGAAGTTGCAAAATTAGTAGAACCTTTTTTATCCCCTTCGTGATTATCCTTAGTACTTTTTCCAGATGCTGAAGATTTGCGACTTACATCTTTAGCTGGTTGAGAACCAGATGACGGGTCCGTCACGCCTTCACGTTTCTGCCTGGCTTGCTCGGCCATAAGTTGCCACTTTGAGAGCATGTCGTCTCCCCCAACAGCAGCACGGGCAGCAACATTTGCTGCATTTGTCCTCATCTTGTCATCCTCTTCCTTGTTCACCTGCAGCTTACTAAATATTAATGAAAAGAGTTTCCATGTAGATAATGGAGAAATATAAGAATCGGATAAAAAAAACCTTTGATGATTTATTACGACCCTCGTCCTTGTCCTTGTCACCATCAGCTCCAGCATTACCATCAACCTATATTTTAAAATGGACTGAAATTAAGAAACAGGCACAGGTTTCAAATGCTGATAAGTGCAAAATACTCACGTCATTTTGTTTCCGAAGCTTCTCTGCTTCTGCCTGTCTTTTCTCCCACTCCTCTCTTACTTTCCTATTTATTGTCATGATTTGCTGCTGAACATCTGAGGTGACAACAGTCCGATGTCTTGTCTTCTCAAAATCAACCCGCTGGTAGGAAAATTCTTGAAAGTAagaaattttattgaattatGAGAGAATATTCCTGCAAGCAGGTAGAGAACAACTAACCTGTTTTGACATTCTAATCAGGTTACTTATCAGTCCACGCATTCTTTCCTCCACACACTGAAAACTCAGTTTGAATAAGTAAGATTACATGCAAACCTACTGTtatgaaaattgaaatcttgGTTGAATCTCACCAGTGACAAGCATCTCTCCACATCATTGCTCACACCCTTCAAGCCATACTTAAACACTGACAGTAATAACACAAAACAACTGTCTGTAAGGCCTGGTGTGGCTAGTTTGTATCCAGATAAGCTCAaaaggaaaaattaaaatatatggAGATAACATATGAAAAGGACACTTACTAATCTCAAACAATTTTTTCTGGAGTGGAATTTTCTGCAAAATCAGCctttcctcttcttcttgcaCAGCTCTTCGAGTTGCTTCTGAAACCCGACTGTCCTCCTTGGGGCCTGAAAATAACTGCTCTTCCTCTTCCTGTAAAAGATGCAAAAAATGGCCTTAGATTTTGAAATGAGAGTAGACATCCCTTATCATTGAGCTATCAAGCTTAGTTCAACATAACACAGAATTGTACCCTCAAATCGACTCCACTAACAGCAGTGACATCATTAAGCTGGTCAATGCTTTGTTCAACGGATCCCCCCCCAGATCCCTTTTGCTTCTTACTGGAGGATATGAGCACAAGATGCATGCATCAAAATGAGTTAGAACTTAGAAAAGaaagaacaattccaagagtGAAGCATGTTGCAGGCATATAAGACAGATCACcttggaggaggaggaggtgagGAACCAAGTGCTTCAAGTGGTTTCTTCTGGCCAACAGAAGGCTTTTTCACAGGTGCCCTCACAGTAATTCCAGAAGTGTTTGATGGCACCTGGGTGCTTAACTGATCAAACACAAAATAGAGTGGGGCAAAGAGTCAGAGTTATGCATGAAGTttgaatatattattaaatagtGGGTGCGTACAAAATGATAATTTGCATTTACCCAAAAAAGTGAAATTGGAAAAGCAAATTTGAAGTTCATATTATGCCCCAATAGCAGAttgtttcaaaaaattaaaggtAAAAAGTGCAGGACATGAAAGGTAAAATAAGCATGCTTTTCATTATATGCTTGTTATTCTTCACTGCAACTTAAATACATAAATAGCATCAGAGGCATCTCAATAAATGCATAGGgtaaaataatcaaaatgttTCAAAGCACTACTCCTAGCATGGAACTAATGAAAATAACCAAGTTTGCAGCATACTAATCCAAACTAAAAGCATTGTGGTCTATGccaccaaaaacaaaaaacaaagacCCTCAATAAACTAccaagaattaaaaaaaataaaagaggaaggagaaacaaaaaaaaatgcttgtTTCTTAAAACTGAATTACAACAAGATTCATAAAGTTATAAGGACAGAAAATAAATCATAAGCTATAGACAATTTAACTCTTGAATATGCATCTATAAAAGAAcaaatattttgtatatatacaTCTAATATAAACATCGGTACTGTACGACAGGTGCATACCATGTATCAAAACAATCACATTTGGACAATATTTGATCCACAATACTTTAGCCACTATATTAGACAAGATCAAGTATATCACTTGGAAACTTACTGAGACACTAGGATCTAGTTGGGCCATTCCAGAAGGGGAAGCAGAATTGAGTGATGTCAAGCCAGTAGATGTTGTAGGTGCCATACTTGTGGATACTGGAAGGCCCCTTGAGAACTCATCCTTTACAGTTCCTTGATTGGCACTTGCCTGTTCGATTTGTGCAGAATTAGCTGAAGGCAGTCCATGGATTTTAGAAATATTCTGCCTAT includes:
- the LOC130935939 gene encoding acyl-CoA-binding domain-containing protein 3-like isoform X1, which produces MELVTASDLFVTASLALLLSLLVAKLVSMAMASDPNPHNSHHQQQQQTLVTLQQERLTVQKPHSERKVEFLSPIQISTNVETARNREEESKVEIESRVVDFEVEALSTIAELSEEHVAAEAAEEEEGEVIETNGDSEEFDPREAVEDSMEQRKTEPVEDFGERKETEPVKDSEEQRETEDCEEQREEECLQVCEEQRETGCCEEQKDCSEDCEEQRKTEGITVEPFDDDGWEGIERSELEKEFISASEFVVGGGGNGLGSDVLMELYGLHKVATEGPCHEPQPMPLKLNARAKWNAWQKLGNMTPDAAMEKYISVLSDKALGWIKDTSDGKIELEPKGSEVSEFDVPESSTSLSDPQMTINERELEHESGAQDHSTPAETEKNNVKK
- the LOC130935939 gene encoding acyl-CoA-binding domain-containing protein 3-like isoform X2, which produces MELVTASDLFVTASLALLLSLLVAKLVSMAMASDPNPHNSHHQQQQQTLVTLQQERLTVQKPHSERKVEFLSPIQISTNVETARNREEESKVEIESRVVDFEVEALSTIAELSEEHVAAEAAEEEEGEVIETNGDSEEFDPREAVEDSMEQRKTEPVEDFGERKETEPVKDSEEQRETEDCEEQREEECLQVCEEQRETGCCEEQKDCSEDCEEQRKTEGITVEPFDDDGWEGIERSELEKEFISASEFVVGGGGNGLGSDVLMELYGLHKVATEGPCHEPQPMPLKLNARAKWELEHESGAQDHSTPAETEKNNVKK